The DNA region ACGTTATATGGATACcttgatttgctcctgaagtagcaacatCTCAAAAGAGGTGTTAAGCTATCATAATTTGATATGCTCAGAACACGTAGAGATGATTTTGTTCCATTCCTAAATAATGAGAACTTTTAATAAATGttataaatatagatccattctctgaagtgaatgtgatagtaTGCAGTAAAGCTTATAAATATGAatgtgcatttgattgtgaaaatatcatgattcatctccagaagaggtagaataattgagaagaaatattctgaatattatatgctttactcctgaagtactaaactcataaatTTGCTCCTCGAGTAGcaaactttgaactctactcctgaagtagtagaaCTTTAAGCTCTACTCACCAAATAGTAAGACTCTGAATTCTACTAGAAGTAGTAAGACTATgaattttactcctgaagtagtaaggctttgaattctactcctgaagtagtacaactctgaaatctactcccgaagtagtagaattctgaaattttactcctgaagtaatAAAACTTTGAAATTTACTCTTAAAGTAGTAAGACCTTGaaatttactctcgaagtagtaaaactttaaactttactcccgaagtagtaaaattTTAATCTtcactcctgaagcagaaagaacgggtaaaatatctgagaaatattCTGAGCAATGTCTCCTTATgcttgagcaaaataacgagctattgatgaaTGTCGTATTACAAGAACATTTGAATAATTAGGTTTCAtttcccgaagtgaatgaagaaatagCACAACCTGTATCCTggagataaaatacaaggaatatacatgttatttttgtggtatgaaattaagacatagcaacacgtacctgtcgtacgcaaAAACATCTTGAATCATTTTATTAAAGTATCATTCTAAGGCAAAAGAAAGCAGAGTACaatgctttctcctataaccacattaatacattatggttggttgttattgatttccttcaaggaaatcaacaTTAATGTATCTCTTCCTGAAGGATGTGATTACTACGTGATTGCCgttttgatacaaaatattcaaatgACAATGGCTAATCTCCTTGATGGAtatatttgaaatattgaagtttataGTTTAACGTTTATAGTTGAATATTGTCTTTAAAATTCCATTTGATTACTGTTTTCTttcatgacaccagtagtgtctaaCCAAATTTTCTTTCGTGATACCAGAAGTATCTAAAAAATATTTggtagtacaaactaataatcaAGGGCACCAGAAGAGTTAATTGTTTAtctacaagtatcatgacaccatCAGTGTtcaataatatctgattatggtAGATAAATTGAAGTCTCTCGAAGAGGTTATATGTGATAGCACCATTTATCCTAGATCGTAATTGTTACGTTCGGAAAACAAACTATGGTAGAtctgaagtttactaacaataataATGGTTATcgtattgagactacaaatgatcggaatattaaatatcATCAAGTTACTACGGGTAAGAAATACGCATGTGAAATGTTACCCaagcatgatgagatcacatactatgataaaccagaagtttattgacatacaatctcatgcaatagtaaactagaagtttattaaaataaaaagcactcgtcatggtaaacttgaactttacaggtacagataattttatcagttgaccaGGCCATTAtggtcgtcctgatttaaatctgatgagCTAATCAAGTATTCGAAATATATTGAAAAACTAGAAGatttttcaaaatttcttttatgttgcttgttctcatgataagttgattataccAGCTAATGTTGAGACTGAATCCCCTAAAATTAtggaaaatataaaaggtgaatatgggccccttcatctgcaatgtgatgtcttaaatagatgcatctatgagacagtCACacgtatgtttattgtcaactggcagtttgacatttacgaagttgcttgctcaaaataattgagttggaagcacaatttccagattatgtaatcaagacaattcatcttgataatgctggtttatatgtaagctggtttggcattggatgcctccataatatagctaaaccattgcttatgagaacagagcttcagatgttggtctaagatatgatatattgcatacaacagcacttgtatgcttcaaatcaataaattttgataaattctcccctcatatttggttcagggtcaggaactagatatttccatcttataGCATTTGATGTGCAgtatatgattaatggatataccatgatgcacacaaatggattttcccaaagaaaatggggacatatgtcactaaaataagggggcgagaataagcagctaagaaatatgttgtgaattatcatcagtatgatcctcagataattcaagtcaaatgttggaagcatttgctgacccaactatttcatactTCATCAGCAAAATGCTCCTAAAGTCCCTGAAGGatagagtctacaacatgcatggagcatggtagaccaatcggtttcaaatataataatccttgaaaaagggaggagcaaatgatcataataatgaggcaatgtgctcttgaagagctacgacataacacttcataaaccttatgaaaggttcaggtacctgaaaataatgaagtgatgagatttcAGTAAGTTacgtcgaattgcgaaccgatacaaatgatatatcgtcgacgatatctttgatactATATAGCGCGCAATATAGTATATGGTTGTGAGGATCAaaattctacgtctcttaaagcatgttgacgtagaaaTAATTAGCAAGTGAAATGATGCCTCTTTGTAAGCAATTGGACCTGAAGTCCAGACATTACAAAGATGTCACAATTTATGATGATGGaagttgtcacagcctatatggcttacttgacaaaatttctatgaaaatttctgaaggattcaaaatgcctgaagcatatacaaattcttgggaaactgaTTTATAgtccttaaatggattaaatgaatcaaggttGATGTACTGAAATCGTATTAATGTAAATATTCATTGATGAAGGGAACAAAAATAGTCTTGTTTATCCTTGTCTCTTTATGATAATCGgaacctttcatattattatgcaaAGTTGATGATGGCTTGAATATCATTGGAGATCTTGAAGAGTTTTTAAAAGCAGTACATTATTtgttgaaagaagttgaaataagAAAATTGAATTGGTCTTAAAGtaccatatctttatgcaattgatgcacttatatatcttgctataactacaagcatgatataatttactccTATATGGAGATATTGAAATAAGATCAATTGCATGCTGCTAATGAAAGTATGgcatgaatgtgtttatcctaacaaatattgtcAAGCATTTTGGATATACAAGGCATTCATCTGATTGACATAAGAGTTCGATCCAAATATGTTAtctctttccatgaaggattactGTCAAACCATGTTATTATACATGACAGTCAAACCATAGAATGATAACATCAGATAGTTTATAAAAGTAAGCCAAGAATGTACTTAGCATGACTGCCACAATACTATATggcgatgatgcaactctatctaaggaatgaagatgcagatcatcaaccagttcgtcaaatgatcatttTACAGATCTGATCACAAATCCTCTACCAacctcaagatatgataagttggtatacaatATTGGAGTATATTATCTtcaagaatggtgatattgatatgcaacaaatccgttcaagtgacaatcctgcaaatttgttcactaaatctttgtcaacttcaactcttaagaagatattcaagattggaatgcgaagactccgacatctaaattttggtcttcgtcagggggagtgaaatacgtgttgtactctttttcccttaaccaaagttttgtcccattgggttttcttggtaagatttttaatgaggcagctctcaaagtgtattactagatatgtgtactcttttttccacagggtttttcctaataaggttttaacgaggcacatcatttattaatggacatccaaaggggagtgttgtaaatattagtGATGGATATCCATTTAAGATACTTGAAAACCATGAATACTTGGTCACCAAGGAAATTACTTGGCCACCAAGTTCATTACATGGCCTTCAAGCTATTATCATGTTTTTGGCCACCATTTTCCTCATATAAATAGGAGGTCCATTTGATGAATTGGGGAGGCAATAAAAATCTCTCTCCCAACTTCTTTGGCTATATCTCTTGTGTCGtgtacttttaatattatttcataacaGAACTGAATTTTTTGGTTTACTTGTAGTTCTCCTTGTAGCAAGAAATACCTTTTGCTAGCTGGACACTGATAAGGAAACTAATTCTACTCACAACTGCAAATACTAAGCTAGGCACTGACAAATAACTAACTCTATTTGGACTAAATCGAAAACTTTTCGATTTGGTTAAGTTTCATGAATCTTGGATTGAAACTTGAAGTTGAAGGCCGAACAAGGAATTGCAGACAACTTTGAACATTTGGGTGATTTTTTAGATAAAAAGTGAAACTTAAAGTTGACTTTGAAACGGCTAGACTATCAAAAATATATGAACTACGACTATGCATTAAATAGGAGTCTTCAAAGTGACTATCTGTGCTCTTCCCTCTTCTGGCAAATGGGACTCACTGCCTAAAGCTCAATTATACGTTCATGTAGTTGAATTTTACTTTTACTGAtttatcagaaacaacctctctagccCACAAGGTAAGGGTAAGGTTTGTATACGCTTCACCCTCCccaaatcccatcatgtgggatCATActcggtatgttgttgttgttcttgagtTTAAGTTCTATGTACCGACGGTATCAAAAATATTTACagaattaaaatatttaattgatAATTACAACTAATAATGATGGTGTATCGTTAGTTCATATAAATAAAATtctttttaaatatatatttatttttcaaatctTAAGTAATCAAACTAGAATGGATAGAGAACAGCATAAGTCGTTTCTATTTGAAACATGTAAATTTTCAGgattggtgaagaagaagaaaaggtggGGAGAAAGAGAGCTATTCCTTGACGCTTTAAAAGTTTTGGTACAAGAAAAAAGAGTGAGGCGATACACATCGGTAACAAAAAGTGAACCCAAACTATGTGTACAATATAAAAAGACAGCACTGATGGGTGTCAAAATTCACGCAGTCAGGCAGTGAGCACAAAGGGAACTATTCTTTTGTTTTTTATTAAAGAATACCATGTGCGCATTGCATTTAGAGGGGCTCTCCATTTTGAGTGCCACCTACAAATCTAGTCTCAACATTTTGTGATTTCTTAAGGTTCTGATGCTATATAATTATTTAAAATGTCCTTAGCAACTTACCACAGTTCGTAGCTTGTAGTCTCTTTTGTCTGCGAATGTCCCATGACCTTAAAATTATCTTCTGAATTACCATAATGACTTAAAATTATGGGCGAATGTAGTGGAACTTATATTGACGAGTCCTCGAGTCTTTTGTAAACCAAAAGTTGATAGGCTTTACGTGGGTAGACTATATTGTTAATCTCTAATTTGATGAGCCCATGAACAAGAAGAGGCACTTGATCTTGTGCAGACACGTAACATGGAAATTAACGGATTTGTTGgctgaaaaaaaaatcaagattaGCCGTTACGGTCAAagctctctataattgtcattcgctataacaacatttcacgaTAACGCCCTGATTTTCTCTGGAACCgcttttttatgttatattttagttcactataacaacattctacctataacaaCAGTGACATTCATTAgagcggtacactctttgtaaaattatctctctataacagtcattctcaaatattgtgtaattaatattttgtaagaaatataatATTATTATAAAAACAAAAAGCCATGTTAAGAGTCTATTGTTACTTGGCGTGAGATAGAATAGTCAATTGTTAAGCTCTCAGACAGCCTTCAAGGGAAGCTATTGAATTCCCTTTTGTTAAAAATTTGGACAAAATTCTTGTCAATTCAAGCATTATATTATGGCTAAGAGATTGGAATTTACGAACATGTAAATGATATTTAAACATCAAATGacagtatacatacataacaacacctcactatagcagccatgaaattttcggacaaacaatgccattatagagaggtttgacggTATAATCAAATAAACAGGCAACCAAACTGATATACTTAACTTCAATGATTGTTGTCCAACCCCATCAACGCTTTTTTGATGTGCGGTTTTTTACTGCTTTCTCCTCTCCAGCACTCTCAGGATCATGTTATTGCAACAAAGCAAAGCTTACGAATGAATCTAATGACAATTTAGGTCTCTGTCCGCTTGGAAGATTTTTCTTTGCTCCTCAATGAAACTAACCATTCCATTATTCTCACAAACCCTTTGATGACATACGGCTGCCTTGCTTGAGGAATAGTTTCACAAAAATGGCGACGAACCAGGATAACAAAAGAGGTGCTCGTTGGACAGTGCAACTAAAGAAGGAATTTATTTTCCCTTCCCGTTCACTTTCACACTAAAGCTTGAAAGGAAAAATCAAATAAGAGAAATTCATTGCCATCTCCCGCAGGCTATATTTAGATGTTCCACTTATCTAAGAATACTCAATACAGTCCAATTGGGTTCTAAATGAAAGACTGAACGGCCAGCCTGAATCTTAGACCAAGAAATGCTTTGTGGCATGAAAGAAAGCATAAGATACAATAGTGAAAAATAAGGAACAAATATCCCTCAAACCGGAAAACAATGAAagaacaataataggagcagccAATGTTGTGCTAAGTAAGAAACAAAACGGATTCTGACCCAAATAAGAGAAGAATAATTGGCTTGTTTCATTGATATGCATGAGACTAAACACACTATGACTTGAAGAaataatgtaactcttccatttCAAAATCCCCTTGGGCACAGACTTTCTAAGAGAAGAAAGCAAAAGCTGTTAATTCCAAGGACAGCATATCTATTTACCTCTATGCATACTTACTTTCTGTCATAGTCAACTTTCTGAAAATGGCGGCAATACTGACTACTAAATTCAATATATTCATACTATGCAGCTAGTCGCAAAAAAGCATAGAAACTAATCCTTCTTTGAGGTTTCATTATCAGGACGATTTTGTGCAAGGTATCGCTTTGTTCTCTCAAGAACACCAAAGAATATTGATCCTCCAATGCCTATCCAAAGCACTCTTGGCCCGATGCCCTATAATTCCAAACAACAGAGAGTAAGCAATTATGTGCCAGACATCGACTGACAAGTTTCAGATTCAAAAGGTACACGTTTGTATTTATCTCATGTCACAAAACAAACAAACGTGGGAAGTTATTTGTAGTGGTCCTTAGCAGCTTCTATTTGATGGAATATTTATAATGATGCATCTAAAATATAATGTTAAGAGAAGATGGACAAAGTACATGATATTTATTTATATACAGGAAAAAATGAGGAAAAAATGCATGGCGTCAGCTTATAACCACATTAAGGTCCCATCACCAAAATGGAAGGGGGAGCGCGGGAAGCAAAGCTCTTTCATCATCCATTTGATTTTCCATAAAGGAGATAAAATAAACAAACCAAGAAAAGATGCAGTCACCAGGATAAATGAACCAAGGTTTGGGTTCTAAAAGGAATCGTGGGATCCCTCTACCTTTAAAAGTGCTGGAGGCCCTTCTTCTGCAACAATagtcttcacacaatcaacgatgcCTTTGTATTGGTTGGCAGAACCCTGTAGAGGAACAAGACTAGAGTTTATTACCTAAATTAAATGAAAAAGCAGTGTTGCAATTTATGGAAGTGTCATTTTGTAATAGCCATAGATGCATGGGATGAAGAGACTAGGAGATACAGAGTTTGAGTACCATGTGAAGCAAGTACCTGAGTCATTAATCTTGTCTTAATGACATCAAGAGGGGTAGTTATAGCTCCAGTTAGAGCACCTGCAAGAAGTAATGGAAACCACTGATAGCTTTAGAGCAGGAAAATCATAAATTTACTGCAGCAACATGAGAAGTTATAATCCTCGACAGGCTAAACATTCGGAATTTCAGTAATTTGCATCACCTAGACAGCAATTATTTAGTCATATAATCATGCCAAATTTTCTCTCGACGTTGCATATACATTCACTGACATGGATATTTTACAGTCTTTTCTTCATAACTTAAACAACATTTTGATGCATTATTTTAACAGGTTCCATTAGTGGCAATTTTTTTTCAGTAAAATGAATAGATTACATTAATGTGTTCCAGCAGTAGTGCTGGTAGGGGTATTTATAACTGACAGATCTTTTGAGGAGTTCCAGATTGGCCCAAAGGATTTTCAAATTGCTGGTTCACTCTACAACTCTTCACGAATAAGATTAAGAACCCTGCAATGCAGTTTTCTAAAAATCCATAGGTCCTGAATTTTCAGAACTTCAAACAAGAATGGATGGCAAATGTTTGTTTGGTTCTTGAAGTTGGCCATGCTTTATCGATTCCCACACCAATTTATTAACCCAAAGGAGGAATAATCAAAATCATAGGGGTCATTTTGTGATTCAGTCAATAATGGGTGCTCGGTTGATTTAAACGGAAAATGAAAACACCCTGTGAAATTGTGCAATGTAAAACTTATCTGTACTTAAGCCTACATTTCTTCGATAATTCAGGCGTAAATGACAGATCAAGTGACACCCTCTAGGAAGCAGCTGAATCTTCAACTTAAATATTATAAATGAAGACTATGCCATATCAGGGAACTACCAATTGATGGACTAATAGCGCTATGAAGATGGATTACCAGCAAAAGCACCGATAACTGCATTCTCTGGATCATTCAATTCCCTTTTTGCCTGGTAAGAACCACATAAGGCAGCTTTGATATCAATCTTAGTATTTTAAGAGACTAGTGCCATACCTTTTTCAATCAAACAGTAAATCATCTGATCATCTCCATCCATGACAGGAAGTGGAAAAGAAAATAAGCAAATTTAACGTTCCTCATGTTTATTAATTCAAACCATATTCCATGAACTTTCAATGCTACTGCAGAAAAAAGTCTAACATGCAAGGAGGAAAGACAAGAAGAAATGAGCTCAGAGAATTTCTGCTTAAGTATGAATACACCAGTTTATGCAAAATCTTTTCTTATTCTCTTTAGCTGTGAATCAAAATTTAGACTGCACGCGAATGAAGCTCTATCACACATAAATGGCCAACAGCGAAATGGGCTAAGTTTCATATAACATTATTGAAAAATTGCACTCAACATCTTGGAAAGCAGGATACTTACTGCCAGCTTATAACCTATCCGCATCTGCTCATAGATACAGAACTGCATGGCGTCAAATGGCAAATCTCGAAGTATAAATGACCCATATCCCTACAAAATCCCCGTATTAAGATAAAATAAACCAATATTATACCTATCACGTGAAAATTGCACCCAGCTATCATTTGCAGAAGTTTGAACCATTAATACCCAAAAAATGTAATGAAATTGTGAGCACAATGGATAAATGTTGCTGGAACTGTGTCCAAGATATGTGACATTAAAAAACTAACATACCGCATAAAGACCTTTAAAACCTTCTTTTGAAACAATTAGCCGAACAGCATCAGGAGCCGAAGCAAATTGCATAGTTTGCATTCGCTGCTTAATCACCTGTAGTGCCAAGAAACCAAATGCAATCAATAGATTTACAAAGGTGGTATCCTAAACAGGCAAAATCAAGAATGATAACAAAAGGAGAATCATGACATCCAGGAAATGAAAATCTCAAAAAATTCATTAACCTCTGTTGGAACACGAACGAAAGAAGCAGCAATGCCTCCTAAAGCACCGGCAGTCTGCATGAAATTTGGCAGTTCTTATTAAGAAACAGAAATCAAAACACTTTGAAAGTAATATGCATGCTTCAGATGTCAGATACTGAGATATAAAAGCTACTTTCATTTGAAAACTTATATTTGAAATACCACAAGAAGGTATAGGCGTAACTTGAAGAACAGTGACCTGAGAAAAACAACTTCGTGAAGATGCCAGATAGAGTTAAATGCATGTGTAATTTACAGGAACAAATCACAATTTATGAGGTGATAAGGAATCATGTTATCAGTAACCAGGATTTTTGTGTGCTTGATAAACTGCAAGATTTGCGTCATGTTTCTCTTCCTATTTCATTTCCATCTACATTTCCGCTAGCTATTTAGATGAGCTTCATAATGTATCATATCATCTAGTACCCCGATATTTTGTTCCTTTTAGTCCTCAAATTCTTCTCCATGTGGTACCTCTTTCTTTTTTCGTGGGGAATAAATGACTATAGAATAGTATATGC from Lycium barbarum isolate Lr01 chromosome 10, ASM1917538v2, whole genome shotgun sequence includes:
- the LOC132614309 gene encoding S-adenosylmethionine carrier 1, chloroplastic/mitochondrial, which gives rise to MGPLALALDTKNSFAVSDASGRKMDNLQMVPKKFFASINNGEEKPFDFLRILFEGVIAGGTAGVVVETALYPIDTIKTRLQATRGGGQIALKGLYSGLAGNLAGVLPASAIFVGVYEPAKQKLLKMLPENLSAVAHLTAGALGGIAASFVRVPTEVIKQRMQTMQFASAPDAVRLIVSKEGFKGLYAGYGSFILRDLPFDAMQFCIYEQMRIGYKLAAKRELNDPENAVIGAFAGALTGAITTPLDVIKTRLMTQGSANQYKGIVDCVKTIVAEEGPPALLKGIGPRVLWIGIGGSIFFGVLERTKRYLAQNRPDNETSKKD